In Actinoplanes sp. NBC_00393, a single genomic region encodes these proteins:
- a CDS encoding DUF6036 family nucleotidyltransferase: MTDDGLLGRAELERAFAALGDRLFRRGVVADLFIVGGAAMALAYDANRVTRDVDATFVPHGVVLEEARNVAEAMGLPPWWLNEQASAYVSTQNDAGKREVFDHPGIRVMAASPEHVFAMKAFAARGRDEEDLRALASIIGISTLEAALEICIQFFPDEELPPRSQAMLEDLFSS, from the coding sequence ATGACTGACGACGGACTTCTCGGCCGAGCCGAACTCGAGCGTGCTTTCGCAGCGCTGGGCGACCGTCTTTTCCGCCGCGGAGTCGTGGCAGACCTTTTCATCGTCGGCGGCGCCGCGATGGCGCTGGCGTACGACGCCAACCGCGTGACGAGGGATGTGGACGCTACGTTCGTTCCGCACGGCGTCGTCCTGGAGGAGGCCCGCAACGTGGCGGAGGCGATGGGCTTGCCGCCTTGGTGGCTTAACGAGCAGGCCAGCGCATACGTCTCGACGCAGAATGACGCCGGAAAGCGTGAGGTCTTCGACCATCCCGGAATTCGAGTGATGGCAGCATCGCCCGAGCACGTATTCGCAATGAAAGCATTCGCAGCCCGCGGCCGCGACGAGGAAGACCTTCGCGCACTCGCATCGATCATCGGTATATCGACGCTTGAGGCGGCGCTCGAAATATGTATTCAGTTCTTCCCCGATGAAGAACTTCCACCCAGGTCGCAAGCCATGCTTGAGGATCTGTTTTCCTCCTGA
- a CDS encoding toll/interleukin-1 receptor domain-containing protein: MTQLEALVRFCEPLSADDLLAALGSALDGSELNVSPVDPERLRRFARHWLHTKAGNLRERVRRTETYRLWVATAGPEQVMEADVLAGALAEDGFRDEIAAPTAVALQRTEIAEAEDYDVAVSCAEQESDYVQSVVSAARERDLRVFYEKEMTYEWWGRNFILEGRRIYGRRARYFVPFISAGYLREARHRDAFEYAVSAAVSRRDDYILPVLVGDVRVRPELLDPAIGYLRAEDHTPADLAAKLAQRVTSPTARDARARDFGTVAHDLAANP; encoded by the coding sequence ATGACGCAGCTCGAAGCTCTGGTCCGGTTCTGCGAACCGCTCTCCGCCGACGACCTGCTGGCCGCTCTCGGTTCCGCGCTCGACGGATCCGAGCTCAACGTGTCGCCCGTCGACCCGGAGCGACTCCGGCGATTCGCCCGTCACTGGCTCCACACGAAAGCCGGCAATCTGCGCGAGCGAGTCCGCCGGACCGAGACCTACCGTCTCTGGGTCGCGACCGCCGGGCCAGAGCAGGTCATGGAGGCGGACGTCCTGGCGGGTGCGCTCGCTGAAGACGGGTTCCGGGATGAGATCGCCGCGCCGACGGCGGTCGCTCTTCAACGGACCGAGATCGCCGAGGCCGAAGACTACGACGTCGCGGTGTCCTGCGCCGAGCAGGAGTCCGACTACGTCCAGAGCGTCGTCTCCGCGGCCCGCGAGCGGGATCTCCGCGTCTTCTACGAGAAGGAGATGACCTACGAGTGGTGGGGACGGAACTTTATTCTCGAAGGACGGCGGATCTACGGCCGGCGCGCCCGGTACTTCGTGCCCTTCATCTCGGCCGGTTACCTGCGGGAGGCGCGGCACCGCGACGCCTTCGAGTACGCCGTTTCGGCCGCCGTCTCACGCCGGGACGACTACATCCTGCCTGTACTGGTCGGTGACGTGCGGGTAAGGCCGGAACTCCTCGATCCAGCCATCGGCTACCTGCGCGCCGAGGATCACACGCCCGCGGACCTGGCCGCGAAACTCGCGCAGAGGGTGACATCGCCGACAGCGCGCGACGCCCGCGCCCGGGATTTCGGCACTGTCGCCCACGACCTGGCAGCGAATCCGTGA
- a CDS encoding SEC-C metal-binding domain-containing protein translates to MPVNHLSEVERVERQLASAMAARPRDDGAYLAALQDAVTLTRTDADAAEVFYLPELLDDLAQAYAGTGRFDEALQTIREAVDAGLAGQPDSRCRIAEILMRAGRVGEAEPIWAQVRADTPGDVWLFNNAGLEYAAVGDHVTALAWLTDGMRIALDTRDPERLIPQLIDLRRTSMTELGMEADDLQARAVDFHADRERESGQRILRTAAPAAVTGYRAAAAPMIVALSWFPAEEYDEALARWPELTEPGGAASGGRSHAEYCRAMQVKLAEAADSGVARVSIAPIRIDAFLAWCAERGENPGEARAGYAADLARIRPEQLISWPPGRNEPCWCGSARKYKKCCGAPQAGDHG, encoded by the coding sequence ATGCCGGTGAACCACCTGTCCGAAGTTGAACGTGTCGAGCGGCAGCTTGCGTCGGCGATGGCCGCGCGTCCGCGTGACGACGGTGCCTACCTGGCCGCATTGCAGGACGCGGTCACGCTCACCCGCACCGACGCGGATGCCGCCGAGGTGTTCTACCTTCCGGAACTGCTCGACGATCTGGCGCAGGCCTACGCCGGCACCGGCCGGTTCGACGAGGCGTTGCAGACCATCCGCGAGGCTGTGGACGCCGGTTTGGCGGGGCAGCCCGACAGTCGATGCCGGATCGCGGAGATTCTGATGCGAGCCGGCCGGGTCGGCGAGGCCGAACCGATTTGGGCCCAGGTCAGGGCTGACACCCCCGGCGACGTGTGGCTGTTCAACAACGCCGGCCTCGAGTACGCCGCTGTCGGTGACCACGTCACCGCCCTGGCCTGGCTGACCGACGGGATGCGTATCGCTCTGGACACCCGTGACCCCGAACGGCTCATCCCTCAGCTCATCGACCTGCGACGGACGAGTATGACCGAGCTGGGCATGGAAGCCGACGACCTCCAGGCTCGCGCGGTGGACTTCCACGCCGACCGGGAACGCGAGTCCGGGCAGCGGATCCTGCGCACCGCGGCACCGGCGGCTGTCACCGGCTACCGCGCGGCGGCCGCCCCGATGATCGTGGCGTTGTCATGGTTTCCCGCTGAGGAGTATGACGAAGCGCTTGCCCGGTGGCCGGAGCTGACCGAGCCTGGTGGGGCGGCGTCCGGTGGGCGATCGCATGCCGAGTATTGCCGGGCCATGCAGGTCAAACTCGCCGAGGCTGCCGACTCCGGGGTGGCCCGGGTCAGCATTGCCCCGATCCGGATCGATGCTTTCCTGGCCTGGTGCGCCGAACGCGGCGAGAACCCTGGCGAGGCCCGGGCCGGGTACGCCGCCGACCTCGCCCGGATCCGTCCCGAGCAGCTGATCTCCTGGCCGCCGGGACGTAACGAGCCGTGCTGGTGCGGTTCGGCCCGCAAGTACAAGAAATGCTGCGGCGCACCCCAGGCCGGAGACCATGGCTGA
- a CDS encoding AfsR/SARP family transcriptional regulator produces MVDASVRFTVLGPVRVLTDAGPIDVGGATARAVLALLLVRAEAGAGIEEIISSVWGSPGGATRDSAYHYVSGLRKVLKRAQLDAELESRRPRYRLLVDPDKVDWHRFRRLVAQARAERERHEPQQAAMLLREALELWRGDPLSDVGDRLLPLRRDLIEQRLVAVEMLATIEAQLGHADEVVQLLSDDVTSGPLREGTAALLIDALTALGRRDDAGQIYRRAHRRLAEEQGLEPGEQLQAAHQRALRSTGAAVAVRAPATSVATGDRPISGLPRPDRHFTDREQELSRILDAMGTPSPASVCALFGMGGSGKTALAVRAAHALSDAFPDGVIFLDLHGYTNRRDPLTAAETLERLVRRLRVDAALIPVDLDELAAFYHDLIDGRRLLFVLDNVHDAAQVRPVLPRPGGCAAIVTSRRRLSALDDALVQPLDVLEPRDAMDLFRAVAHAESPPDESGDDVLRRIVDLCGRLPLAIRIAAARYRASQDYSLTALETALSVESDRLGELEDDDRSVTASFRVSLNDLPDPLARTFMLLGLHISGSFDAHSVAALVDISEAEARRHLRQLSERHLVADHSPGRFHFHDLVAVFARQHGSATVPEAERAAALHRLADYFLRTADAADRLITPHRYRVRLELLDRQADIPPLPDYDAALQWLTTENGNLAQMCLQAADSGWDELCWQLAYTLRGYYYLAKRWQPWTATHEAALEATRRCGDRRAEAMIVNNLGLAYLEQHEPQQAADRYEQARELFGEVGDEHGEATARANLAWLHYENRDYRTFLDEMRPVYDFYQRSGSDRNAAITLRGIGLVEAELGNTREATADLLASLDEFERIGLRMDAAMTFNALGEIYQRIGDADHAVEAFNQAVGAARSSGSIFERARAQHHLGELAAAAGDGYEARRQWALALEAYETLGAPQAAQVRARLAGR; encoded by the coding sequence ATGGTCGACGCATCGGTTCGTTTCACCGTTCTGGGACCGGTACGAGTACTCACCGATGCGGGACCGATCGACGTCGGCGGCGCGACGGCCCGAGCGGTCCTGGCCCTGCTCCTGGTACGCGCAGAGGCCGGCGCCGGAATCGAGGAGATCATCTCGTCGGTGTGGGGCTCGCCCGGCGGCGCCACCCGCGACAGCGCCTACCACTACGTCTCCGGCCTGCGGAAGGTCCTGAAACGCGCGCAGCTCGACGCCGAACTGGAGAGCCGCCGCCCCCGCTACCGGCTGCTCGTGGACCCCGACAAGGTCGACTGGCACCGGTTCCGGCGCCTGGTGGCGCAGGCCCGCGCCGAACGCGAGCGGCACGAGCCCCAGCAGGCCGCCATGCTGCTGCGCGAGGCGCTGGAGCTGTGGCGCGGTGACCCGCTGTCCGACGTCGGCGACCGGCTCCTGCCGCTGCGCCGTGACCTGATCGAGCAGCGCCTCGTCGCGGTCGAGATGCTCGCCACGATCGAGGCACAACTGGGCCATGCCGACGAGGTGGTCCAACTGCTGAGCGACGACGTCACGTCCGGACCGTTACGGGAGGGCACGGCAGCGCTGCTCATCGACGCGCTGACCGCGCTGGGCAGGCGGGACGACGCCGGGCAGATCTATCGGCGGGCGCATCGGCGGCTGGCCGAGGAACAGGGGCTCGAACCCGGCGAGCAGTTGCAGGCCGCCCACCAGCGCGCGTTGCGAAGCACCGGCGCCGCCGTCGCGGTGCGCGCCCCTGCCACGTCGGTGGCGACCGGTGACCGGCCGATCTCCGGTCTGCCACGACCCGACCGGCACTTCACCGACCGCGAGCAGGAGCTGAGCCGGATCCTCGACGCGATGGGCACGCCCTCACCGGCATCGGTCTGCGCCCTCTTCGGCATGGGCGGCTCGGGAAAGACCGCGCTGGCCGTACGTGCTGCCCACGCGCTGTCCGACGCCTTCCCCGACGGAGTGATCTTCCTCGACCTGCATGGATACACGAACCGGCGAGATCCGCTGACCGCGGCCGAGACGCTGGAGCGGCTCGTGCGCCGCCTACGCGTCGACGCCGCGCTGATCCCCGTCGACCTCGACGAGCTGGCCGCGTTCTACCACGACCTGATCGACGGCCGGCGGTTGCTGTTCGTCCTCGACAACGTCCACGACGCCGCGCAGGTACGTCCGGTCCTGCCGCGGCCGGGCGGGTGCGCGGCGATCGTCACCAGTCGCCGCCGCCTGAGCGCCCTGGATGACGCGCTCGTCCAGCCCCTCGACGTACTCGAGCCACGGGATGCGATGGACCTCTTCCGCGCTGTGGCGCACGCCGAGTCGCCGCCCGACGAGTCCGGCGACGATGTGCTGCGCCGGATCGTCGACCTGTGCGGGCGTCTACCGCTCGCGATCAGGATCGCGGCCGCCCGCTACCGTGCGAGCCAGGACTATTCACTGACCGCATTGGAGACGGCACTCTCGGTGGAATCCGATCGACTCGGCGAGCTCGAGGACGACGACCGCAGCGTCACCGCGTCCTTCCGCGTCTCGCTCAACGACCTGCCCGACCCGCTCGCTCGCACGTTCATGCTGCTGGGCCTGCACATCAGCGGTTCCTTCGACGCACACTCGGTGGCCGCGCTGGTCGACATCTCGGAAGCCGAGGCCCGGCGGCACCTGCGGCAGTTGTCCGAGCGCCACCTCGTGGCCGATCACAGCCCGGGCCGTTTCCACTTCCACGATCTGGTTGCGGTCTTCGCCCGGCAGCACGGTTCCGCGACGGTCCCGGAGGCTGAGAGGGCGGCGGCATTGCACCGCCTCGCCGACTACTTCCTGCGTACGGCCGACGCCGCTGATCGCTTGATCACCCCACACCGCTACCGGGTACGCCTGGAACTGCTCGACCGGCAAGCGGACATCCCACCCCTGCCGGACTACGACGCCGCCCTGCAGTGGCTCACGACGGAGAACGGCAACCTGGCGCAGATGTGCCTGCAAGCGGCCGACTCAGGATGGGACGAGTTGTGCTGGCAACTCGCGTACACCCTTCGCGGCTACTACTACCTCGCCAAACGCTGGCAGCCGTGGACCGCCACCCACGAAGCGGCGCTCGAGGCCACCCGCCGCTGCGGGGACCGGCGGGCCGAGGCGATGATCGTCAACAACCTCGGCCTGGCATACCTGGAACAGCACGAACCGCAGCAAGCCGCTGACCGTTACGAACAGGCCCGCGAGCTGTTCGGTGAGGTAGGCGACGAGCACGGTGAGGCCACCGCCCGAGCCAATCTGGCCTGGCTGCACTACGAGAACCGGGACTACCGGACCTTCCTGGACGAGATGCGGCCGGTCTACGACTTCTACCAGCGCTCGGGCTCCGACCGGAACGCCGCCATCACGCTGCGCGGGATCGGCCTGGTCGAGGCCGAACTGGGCAACACCCGCGAGGCGACCGCCGACCTGCTGGCGTCGCTCGACGAGTTCGAGCGCATCGGTCTGCGCATGGACGCCGCGATGACGTTCAACGCGCTGGGCGAGATCTACCAGCGCATCGGCGACGCCGACCACGCCGTCGAGGCGTTCAACCAGGCCGTCGGGGCGGCACGAAGCTCGGGCAGCATCTTCGAGCGGGCCCGGGCACAACACCATCTCGGCGAGCTGGCCGCCGCGGCCGGCGACGGGTACGAGGCACGGCGGCAATGGGCCCTCGCGCTGGAGGCGTACGAAACGCTGGGAGCGCCGCAGGCTGCTCAGGTCCGCGCGCGCCTGGCAGGTCGCTAA
- a CDS encoding toll/interleukin-1 receptor domain-containing protein has translation MTESTEMYDVAFSFAGAQRSLVVPVVRACQALGLKVFYDKDNTVEFWGRNFITGMRTIYGGTKARYVAPFLSKEYLASAYPMDEFNTAMRRAIEISADSYLLPIIVGSVHVPPELLNPAVGYLRLEDHTPGQLAKIIAERVGAARERRQEPRVVMDVVHDTFGVRLPRLPTTDFSSYETLEDALARVGALFQTSANKLTPFGVRCLVRVSGTAVDVRVERQGRPVCGLRLYFADAIAENRLLMAFQWPLISGNGYNGWVTAQWDTDTGRPGLEFTDSGSVASSPSMVTADELFHHLWGKVIDHLESVRG, from the coding sequence GTGACCGAGAGTACCGAAATGTACGACGTCGCATTTTCGTTCGCCGGAGCGCAACGATCTCTCGTCGTACCCGTCGTTCGTGCCTGCCAGGCTCTCGGCTTGAAGGTCTTCTACGACAAGGACAACACGGTCGAGTTCTGGGGCCGCAACTTCATCACCGGCATGCGCACCATCTACGGGGGCACGAAGGCCCGGTACGTCGCTCCGTTCCTGTCGAAGGAATACCTGGCGAGCGCGTACCCGATGGACGAGTTCAACACGGCGATGCGGCGCGCCATCGAGATCAGCGCAGACAGCTATCTCCTGCCGATCATCGTCGGATCTGTCCACGTGCCGCCCGAGCTGCTCAACCCTGCGGTCGGCTACCTGCGACTTGAGGACCACACGCCCGGCCAACTGGCGAAGATCATCGCCGAGCGGGTCGGCGCCGCACGCGAACGCCGCCAGGAACCGCGCGTGGTGATGGACGTTGTCCACGACACGTTCGGGGTCCGGCTGCCCCGCCTGCCCACGACCGACTTCAGCTCGTACGAGACTTTGGAAGATGCCCTAGCCCGAGTAGGCGCCCTCTTCCAGACCTCGGCGAACAAGTTGACGCCCTTCGGAGTGCGCTGCCTGGTCCGGGTTTCCGGCACCGCCGTCGATGTCCGCGTCGAGCGGCAGGGCCGCCCGGTGTGCGGTCTGCGGTTGTACTTCGCCGACGCCATCGCCGAAAACCGGTTGCTGATGGCCTTCCAGTGGCCGCTCATCAGCGGCAACGGGTACAACGGCTGGGTGACCGCGCAATGGGACACCGACACCGGCCGGCCCGGTCTGGAGTTCACCGATTCGGGGTCAGTCGCCAGCTCACCATCCATGGTGACCGCTGACGAGCTCTTCCACCACCTGTGGGGGAAGGTTATCGATCATCTGGAGAGCGTGCGCGGCTGA
- a CDS encoding ATP-binding protein, which produces MVSFIGREQQLSTLQALLADIERGSGDPSPGECLLIRGRRRIGKSSLVEAFVDRAGVPAVFFTASGASTDIELEAFTEAVRASTLPEREVFDDATPGNWSAALRQLAGVLPDDQPSVVVIDEVPYLVDRVDAFEGILQRSWDRELSRKPVLLVLVGSDLSMMEALGSYGRPFHQRGKEMVLGPLNPAEVGEMLRLDPAEAFDAALVTGGLPLICAGWRPGDDLWTFLAAELANPVSPLLVSAERSLAAEFPDAAMARTVLSAIGSGERTFTNIARAAGGISHSTLTRAAQVLIDKRVVAAELPLSTTASKERRYRVTDPYLRFWLTFVAPHLAEIERLRGDLTLQRVKAGWTTWRGRAVEPLLRESLARLLPDGALPAAPAIGSYWTRSNSIEIDIVGADREPVAKHLLFIGSIRWLEAAAFDDHDLVALQRHRTAITDDPIPLVALSRSGVSAAGLSASYGPADLLQAWQHSGATRP; this is translated from the coding sequence GTGGTTTCATTCATCGGCAGGGAGCAGCAGCTCTCCACACTCCAGGCACTCCTGGCAGACATCGAGCGTGGCAGCGGGGACCCCTCCCCCGGTGAGTGTCTACTCATCCGAGGGAGGCGCCGGATCGGCAAGTCCAGTCTCGTGGAGGCGTTCGTCGACCGCGCCGGCGTACCGGCCGTCTTCTTCACCGCCTCCGGCGCGTCCACAGACATCGAGTTGGAAGCTTTCACCGAGGCGGTGCGGGCATCCACCCTTCCGGAGCGAGAGGTGTTCGACGACGCGACCCCCGGCAACTGGAGTGCCGCGCTACGGCAGCTCGCCGGCGTACTGCCCGACGATCAGCCGAGCGTGGTGGTGATCGACGAGGTGCCCTACCTGGTCGACCGGGTGGACGCCTTCGAGGGGATCCTGCAGCGTTCCTGGGACCGTGAGCTGAGCCGCAAGCCGGTTCTGCTCGTGCTGGTCGGATCCGACCTGTCGATGATGGAAGCCCTCGGTTCCTACGGCAGGCCGTTCCATCAGCGCGGCAAGGAGATGGTCCTCGGCCCGCTGAACCCGGCGGAGGTCGGTGAAATGCTCCGGCTGGACCCGGCCGAGGCCTTCGACGCGGCTCTGGTCACCGGCGGTCTTCCGCTGATCTGCGCCGGCTGGCGGCCAGGCGACGATCTCTGGACGTTCCTCGCCGCCGAGCTGGCCAATCCGGTCTCGCCCCTGCTGGTCTCGGCCGAGCGGTCCCTGGCCGCCGAGTTCCCCGATGCCGCGATGGCCCGTACGGTCCTGTCCGCGATCGGCAGCGGCGAGCGGACCTTCACCAACATCGCCCGGGCAGCCGGAGGCATCTCGCACTCGACGTTGACGCGAGCCGCCCAGGTGCTCATCGACAAGCGCGTCGTCGCGGCAGAACTACCGCTCTCCACCACGGCTTCGAAAGAACGTCGCTATCGAGTCACCGACCCTTACCTGCGTTTCTGGCTGACCTTCGTAGCGCCCCACCTGGCCGAGATCGAACGCCTGCGCGGGGACCTCACCCTGCAACGCGTCAAGGCGGGCTGGACCACCTGGCGCGGGCGAGCGGTGGAACCGTTGCTGAGGGAATCCCTTGCACGCCTGCTGCCGGACGGCGCGTTGCCCGCCGCACCGGCGATCGGCTCCTACTGGACCCGCTCCAACAGCATCGAGATCGACATCGTCGGCGCCGACCGCGAACCCGTGGCCAAGCACCTTCTCTTCATCGGCTCGATCAGATGGCTGGAGGCCGCCGCCTTCGACGACCACGACCTGGTGGCGTTGCAAAGACATCGCACGGCTATCACCGACGACCCCATCCCCCTGGTGGCCCTGAGCCGCAGTGGCGTGTCGGCCGCCGGTTTGAGCGCCAGTTACGGCCCCGCCGACCTCCTTCAGGCGTGGCAGCACAGCGGGGCAACGCGACCGTGA
- a CDS encoding DUF1963 domain-containing protein — translation MRRAATDAGFTETETATFAELLRFSIWTSRQYNGEVVAHPRGLPARWPADLLVGRAGGVPQLPVGMPWPTDPEGYPLPFIASFDCAALPRVERLPLPSDGSLLVFLHHEEDYDVCERSDEQQYGRLLHVRAGTETTAHLPADHAAHPYYQNRDFVAPEQDLFAVVHADLPSWLTAEDADLSVFQQQLARDMPHRRELCALVDRLWPAGNFAAFQFGGYSWNTGGVSYGSLYDDPELEMAETMLRGRLTSVDRARKAFLVEQQLQRVRREWLPLVQFRTRDDVYFGRFMIRVDDLAAQRFDRAVSWTEFTE, via the coding sequence TTGCGGCGAGCCGCGACCGACGCGGGCTTCACCGAAACCGAGACGGCGACTTTCGCCGAGCTGCTGCGCTTCTCCATCTGGACAAGTCGGCAGTACAACGGCGAGGTCGTGGCGCATCCTCGGGGGCTGCCGGCCCGGTGGCCCGCCGACCTGCTCGTCGGTCGGGCCGGTGGCGTGCCGCAGCTGCCGGTCGGCATGCCGTGGCCCACCGACCCGGAGGGCTACCCGCTGCCGTTCATCGCGTCCTTCGACTGTGCCGCGCTGCCGCGGGTCGAGCGGCTGCCGCTACCGTCGGACGGGTCCCTGCTGGTGTTCCTGCATCACGAAGAGGACTACGACGTGTGTGAGCGCAGCGACGAGCAGCAGTACGGGCGGTTGCTTCATGTACGGGCCGGCACGGAGACCACGGCGCATCTGCCGGCTGACCACGCTGCCCATCCCTACTACCAGAACCGTGACTTCGTCGCCCCCGAGCAGGACCTTTTCGCTGTCGTCCACGCCGACCTGCCCTCGTGGTTGACCGCCGAGGATGCGGACCTGTCCGTCTTCCAGCAGCAGCTGGCGCGCGACATGCCGCATCGTCGGGAACTGTGTGCCCTGGTCGACCGGCTCTGGCCGGCCGGCAACTTCGCCGCCTTCCAGTTCGGCGGCTATTCATGGAACACCGGTGGGGTGTCCTACGGCAGCCTGTACGACGATCCCGAGCTGGAGATGGCGGAGACGATGCTTCGAGGCCGCTTGACCAGCGTCGACCGCGCCCGAAAGGCCTTCCTCGTGGAACAGCAGTTGCAGCGGGTCCGCCGGGAGTGGCTCCCGTTGGTGCAGTTCCGGACTCGTGACGACGTCTACTTCGGCCGTTTCATGATCCGCGTCGACGACCTCGCCGCCCAGCGGTTCGACCGTGCCGTCTCCTGGACCGAGTTCACCGAATGA
- a CDS encoding IS3 family transposase — protein MADRVIGVLRCGWFGIGDGCGLWSGIPYAVSCRALGVSPAWLYKWLPGDTSLRRARRQALTTLVIALFRRHKGRYGSPRITDDLRAMGWRVSVNTIAAIMAEQRLVARPKRRRRNLTQPGQVRAQGAGPAQPGLQPATRAERRVGR, from the coding sequence ATGGCCGATCGCGTGATCGGCGTGCTCCGGTGTGGCTGGTTCGGGATCGGTGACGGTTGTGGCCTGTGGTCGGGCATCCCGTACGCGGTCTCGTGCCGGGCACTCGGCGTGTCACCGGCCTGGTTGTACAAGTGGCTGCCCGGCGACACGTCGCTGCGCCGGGCCCGCCGGCAGGCGCTGACCACGCTGGTGATCGCACTGTTCCGGCGGCATAAGGGCCGCTACGGGTCCCCACGGATCACCGACGATCTGCGGGCGATGGGCTGGCGGGTCAGCGTGAACACGATCGCAGCAATCATGGCCGAGCAGCGCCTGGTCGCCCGGCCGAAACGCCGCCGCCGCAACCTCACCCAGCCCGGACAAGTCCGCGCGCAAGGCGCCGGACCTGCTCAACCGGGACTTCAGCCCGCCACCCGAGCCGAACGTCGCGTGGGTCGGTGA
- a CDS encoding IS5 family transposase has translation MPRVAAARRHDLTDAQWAVLEPALPAEPRRGRPPRWTKRQIIDGIRWRVRAGTPWRDVPETYAPWQTLYRWFRRWQRDGTWAKILARLQTRADAAGDIEWAVSIDSTISRAHQHAAGARHDGDLQKEPPGGVFTEPGDHALGRSRGGFTTKTHLACEQGRKTLSTVITAGQRGDSPQFIKVLERIKVYRVGGGRPRTRPDLILADKAYTSRGNRGYARRRKIRVCIPSKADQDAHRKAKGSKGGRPPAFDPVVYRQRHAVECGINQLKQNRAMATRYDKLAVRFEATVTIAVINQWL, from the coding sequence GTGCCCAGGGTAGCGGCAGCGAGGCGACACGATCTCACCGACGCTCAGTGGGCGGTGCTGGAACCTGCGCTGCCTGCGGAGCCACGGCGAGGTCGTCCGCCGCGATGGACGAAACGGCAGATCATCGATGGGATCCGGTGGCGGGTCCGGGCGGGAACACCGTGGCGGGACGTGCCCGAAACGTATGCACCCTGGCAAACGTTGTATCGCTGGTTCCGGCGCTGGCAGCGCGACGGGACCTGGGCGAAGATTCTGGCCCGGCTCCAGACCCGGGCCGACGCCGCCGGTGACATCGAGTGGGCGGTGAGCATCGACTCCACGATCAGCCGTGCTCATCAGCATGCTGCGGGAGCCCGTCATGATGGTGACCTGCAGAAGGAACCGCCGGGTGGGGTGTTCACCGAACCCGGCGATCATGCTTTGGGTAGGTCACGGGGCGGGTTTACCACCAAGACCCACCTGGCCTGCGAACAGGGCCGTAAGACGCTGTCGACGGTGATCACTGCTGGTCAGCGGGGTGACAGTCCGCAGTTCATCAAGGTCCTCGAACGCATCAAGGTCTATCGGGTCGGTGGTGGCCGGCCCCGCACCCGGCCGGATCTGATCCTGGCAGACAAGGCGTACACCAGCCGGGGCAATCGCGGGTACGCCCGCCGCCGCAAGATCAGGGTGTGCATCCCGAGCAAGGCTGACCAGGACGCCCACCGCAAAGCGAAAGGCTCCAAGGGCGGGCGTCCTCCGGCGTTCGACCCGGTCGTCTACCGGCAGCGTCACGCCGTGGAATGCGGCATCAACCAGCTCAAACAGAACCGGGCGATGGCCACCCGGTACGACAAACTCGCCGTCCGCTTCGAAGCCACCGTCACCATCGCCGTCATCAACCAGTGGCTTTGA
- a CDS encoding SEC-C metal-binding domain-containing protein, which yields MAHADTKLAEELETDADRYPDERSEILLEAADAWQRAGLPDRARAILDDLIRGGGEYGCDARIQMADLHLQAGDTEMAYAELNAAAKDPALGERQCELAAELLTSHGDLDQAARWYDRAAARLTDGQLHALRRRDQLLTIGTTIMLRNRQHVRQQLGHSPDRLDTLVPELPDPEEPTTAEDVLDLMDSGYIPRQTRMLTFQRDQRRLAQQQWPGVYEQPEDEYYDAAEHRWREVRDSGVTSITVVAAQVGELIEFARQHGGSPTDATTKRRYCETAPDHLTISWPPERNAACWCGSGRKYKKCCGRPR from the coding sequence ATGGCCCACGCCGACACGAAGCTGGCGGAAGAGCTCGAAACCGACGCCGATAGGTACCCCGACGAGCGCTCGGAGATCCTGCTGGAGGCGGCCGACGCCTGGCAGCGGGCCGGACTCCCGGACCGTGCCCGCGCCATCCTCGACGACCTCATCCGGGGCGGGGGCGAATACGGCTGCGACGCCCGCATCCAAATGGCCGACCTGCACCTGCAGGCAGGCGACACTGAGATGGCGTACGCCGAGCTGAACGCCGCGGCGAAAGATCCCGCCCTGGGCGAACGGCAGTGCGAACTCGCCGCGGAACTTCTCACCTCTCATGGCGACCTCGACCAGGCCGCTCGCTGGTACGACCGCGCCGCCGCCCGCCTCACCGACGGGCAACTCCACGCACTGCGCCGCCGTGACCAGCTGCTCACCATCGGCACCACCATCATGCTGCGCAACCGGCAGCACGTACGTCAGCAACTCGGACACTCCCCCGACCGGCTCGACACCCTGGTGCCCGAGCTGCCCGATCCGGAGGAGCCGACGACCGCCGAGGACGTTCTCGACCTGATGGACTCCGGCTACATCCCCCGGCAGACCCGCATGCTCACCTTCCAACGCGACCAACGCCGACTCGCCCAGCAGCAGTGGCCCGGCGTCTACGAGCAACCAGAAGACGAGTACTACGACGCCGCCGAACACCGGTGGCGCGAGGTACGCGACAGCGGAGTCACCTCGATCACCGTCGTCGCCGCCCAGGTCGGCGAGCTCATCGAGTTCGCTCGTCAGCATGGCGGTTCGCCGACGGACGCGACCACCAAACGGCGCTACTGCGAGACCGCACCCGACCATCTCACGATCAGCTGGCCGCCGGAACGCAACGCCGCCTGTTGGTGCGGCTCCGGACGCAAATACAAGAAGTGCTGCGGCCGGCCCCGGTAG